A window from Megalobrama amblycephala isolate DHTTF-2021 linkage group LG9, ASM1881202v1, whole genome shotgun sequence encodes these proteins:
- the zgc:162144 gene encoding RD3 domain-containing protein isoform X1 has product MNPTMMFPWSVVFSLEPKVPGQRTSEELVTNTLMLELGAMVKRTERIRLEKAAETRRRRNSSSADYSWLAGPQPRAPYELTPGDVLDLQELCAQVPPQQCGPVIVRFRKLVSEFEPEVHEVPKLFRGVLQNCLDELQGDAEVQNRMNRWEKQRSKSLSFVTFRSKFRTLNRGKGSFGGSRNNLQEENTWSDEEEEAAEQVTTALRARKGRSHSMPEITPLEQPTHS; this is encoded by the exons ATGAATCCTACTATG ATGTTTCCCTGGTCAGTAGTGTTTTCTCTGGAGCCAAAGGTTCCTGGACAGCGCACTTCTGAAGAACTGGTGACCAACACTTTGATGCTGGAGCTGGGGGCCATGGTAAAACGGACCGAGCGGATCCGGCTGGAGAAGGCAGCAGAGACCCGCAGACGCCGCAACTCTTCCTCGGCAGACTACAGCTGGCTGGCCGGCCCTCAGCCTCGCGCCCCCTACGAGCTCACGCCAGGAGACGTTCTGGACCTGCAGGAGCTTTGTGCTCAGGTCCCACCTCAACAGTGTGGGCCGGTCATTGTCAG GTTCCGGAAACTAGTGTCAGAGTTTGAGCCGGAGGTGCACGAGGTCCCCAAACTGTTTCGGGGTGTCCTACAAAACTGCCTGGATGAGCTTCAGGGAGATGCAGAAGTCCAGAATCGGATGAACCGTTGGGAAAAACAGCGCAGCAAGAGCCTTTCCTTCGTCACTTTCCGATCCAAGTTCCGCACCCTCAACCGCGGCAAGGGAAGTTTCGGTGGTTCCCGCAACAACCTGCAAGAGGAAAACACATGGTCTGATGAAGAGGAGGAAGCAGCCGAACAGGTGACGACCGCCCTGCGCGCCAGGAAGGGTCGGAGTCACAGCATGCCGGAGATCACCCCTCTTGAGCAGCCGACCCATAGCTGA
- the zgc:162144 gene encoding RD3 domain-containing protein isoform X2, whose product MFPWSVVFSLEPKVPGQRTSEELVTNTLMLELGAMVKRTERIRLEKAAETRRRRNSSSADYSWLAGPQPRAPYELTPGDVLDLQELCAQVPPQQCGPVIVRFRKLVSEFEPEVHEVPKLFRGVLQNCLDELQGDAEVQNRMNRWEKQRSKSLSFVTFRSKFRTLNRGKGSFGGSRNNLQEENTWSDEEEEAAEQVTTALRARKGRSHSMPEITPLEQPTHS is encoded by the exons ATGTTTCCCTGGTCAGTAGTGTTTTCTCTGGAGCCAAAGGTTCCTGGACAGCGCACTTCTGAAGAACTGGTGACCAACACTTTGATGCTGGAGCTGGGGGCCATGGTAAAACGGACCGAGCGGATCCGGCTGGAGAAGGCAGCAGAGACCCGCAGACGCCGCAACTCTTCCTCGGCAGACTACAGCTGGCTGGCCGGCCCTCAGCCTCGCGCCCCCTACGAGCTCACGCCAGGAGACGTTCTGGACCTGCAGGAGCTTTGTGCTCAGGTCCCACCTCAACAGTGTGGGCCGGTCATTGTCAG GTTCCGGAAACTAGTGTCAGAGTTTGAGCCGGAGGTGCACGAGGTCCCCAAACTGTTTCGGGGTGTCCTACAAAACTGCCTGGATGAGCTTCAGGGAGATGCAGAAGTCCAGAATCGGATGAACCGTTGGGAAAAACAGCGCAGCAAGAGCCTTTCCTTCGTCACTTTCCGATCCAAGTTCCGCACCCTCAACCGCGGCAAGGGAAGTTTCGGTGGTTCCCGCAACAACCTGCAAGAGGAAAACACATGGTCTGATGAAGAGGAGGAAGCAGCCGAACAGGTGACGACCGCCCTGCGCGCCAGGAAGGGTCGGAGTCACAGCATGCCGGAGATCACCCCTCTTGAGCAGCCGACCCATAGCTGA